AAGCATAAAGTTTTGGCGCAAACTGCCGAAACTCTATGCTTCTGTTGTCATGAGAATAAAAAAGCATGTTAAACCGTATAAAAGTAGTAACCAGTCTACTGTTTGTCCTGGGCTTATTTGGTGTATTACAGGTAACCTCCGGTGGGTTGTTTTTCAACGCGCTGAAAAACGACAAAGAAAACTTTACTGTGCTGCAAACCATTCGCCAGCAACAATCCACGCTCAACGGGAGTTGGGTGGCGTTATTGCAAACCCGTAACACGCTCAACCGCGCGGGTATCCGTCATATGATGGATGCCAATAATACCGGTAGCGGTTCGACGGTAAATGAGCTGATGCTTATCGCCAGCCAGTCTTTAAAACAGGCTGAAACGCAATGGGCGGCCTATGAGTCTCTGCCACACGATCCCCGTCAGAGTGAAGAATCCATCAATGAGATCAAACGCAACTATGGTATTTACCATGGCGCGCTGGCCGAGCTGATTCAGCTTCTTGGCGCAGGCAAAATTAACGAATTTTTCGACCAGCCTACGCAAAAATATCAGGATGGTTTTGAGCAGCAGTACGTTAACTACCTGCAACAAAACGACCAACTGTATCAAGAGGCGGTTGATGACAACAATCACTCCTATTCACAGGCTATCTGGATTCTGGTGGTGATTCTGGCGCTGGTTGCGCTGGCTATTATTACCGTCTGGTTTGGTATCAGAAAAACGCTGATTGAGCCTCTTCATCGCCTGCTGGAAAGCATTCGCCATATTGCGAGTGGTGACCTGGTGCGCACGATTGATGTGGAAGGTAAAAACGAAATGGGGCAACTGGCGGCAAGCCTTCGCCACATGCAGTCTGAGCTGATGAGTACCGTCAGCGATGTGCGTAACGGTGCAAACGCGATTTATAGCGGTGCCAGTGAAATTTCCATCGGCAATAACGATCTCTCTTCGCGTACCGAGCAGCAAGCGGCTTCGCTTGAAGAAACCGCAGCCAGCATGGAACAGTTGACCGCAACCGTTAAGCAGAATGCGGAAAACGCCCGTCAGGCAAGTCAACTGGCATTGAGCGCGTCCGAAACCGCGCAGAAGGGCGGCAAAGTGGTGGATAACGTGGTGCGCACCATGAACGACATCGCCAGCAGCTCGAAGAAGATCGCCGATATTACCAGCGTCATTGACGGTATTGCCTTCCAGACCAACATTCTGGCCCTGAACGCGGCGGTAGAAGCGGCGCGTGCCGGAGAGCAAGGCCGTGGCTTTGCGGTGGTAGCGGGTGAAGTCCGTAACCTGGCACAACGCAGTGCGCAAGCTGCGAAAGAGATCAAAGGCCTGATTGAAGACTCCGTCAATAAAGTGGATACCGGCTCAACGCTTGTTGAAAGCGCAGGCGAAACCATGGACGAGATCGTCAATGCGGTGACGCGCGTAACGGATATCATGGGCGAAATCGCCTCGGCTTCCGATGAGCAAAGCCGCGGTATCGACCAGGTGGGCCTGGCGGTTTCTGAAATGGACCGTGTAACGCAGCAGAATGCCGCGTTGGTTGAAGAGTCTGCTGCTGC
This genomic window from Buttiauxella gaviniae contains:
- the tsr gene encoding methyl-accepting chemotaxis protein, which codes for MLNRIKVVTSLLFVLGLFGVLQVTSGGLFFNALKNDKENFTVLQTIRQQQSTLNGSWVALLQTRNTLNRAGIRHMMDANNTGSGSTVNELMLIASQSLKQAETQWAAYESLPHDPRQSEESINEIKRNYGIYHGALAELIQLLGAGKINEFFDQPTQKYQDGFEQQYVNYLQQNDQLYQEAVDDNNHSYSQAIWILVVILALVALAIITVWFGIRKTLIEPLHRLLESIRHIASGDLVRTIDVEGKNEMGQLAASLRHMQSELMSTVSDVRNGANAIYSGASEISIGNNDLSSRTEQQAASLEETAASMEQLTATVKQNAENARQASQLALSASETAQKGGKVVDNVVRTMNDIASSSKKIADITSVIDGIAFQTNILALNAAVEAARAGEQGRGFAVVAGEVRNLAQRSAQAAKEIKGLIEDSVNKVDTGSTLVESAGETMDEIVNAVTRVTDIMGEIASASDEQSRGIDQVGLAVSEMDRVTQQNAALVEESAAAASALEEQASRLTQAVSVFRINQETPAAARSPEPKMPLAPVLNRKAAAGSSDENWETF